A window from Candidatus Cloacimonadota bacterium encodes these proteins:
- the meaB gene encoding methylmalonyl Co-A mutase-associated GTPase MeaB, whose protein sequence is MNKRKPEWTPENAGVAFASSVISKKESVAEPHKGHPRKIWDLDALESGVIAGNRTILAKAITLVESNSPKHFEIAQELLKRLLPLSGNSIRIGITGVPGVGKSSFIERFGLYLAQQRKKIAVLAVDPSSTLSHGSILGDKTRMEELARNQMSFIRPSPAAGVLGGVARKTRESIVLCEAAGFEVILIETVGVGQSETTVRSMVDFFLLMQIAGAGDELQGIKKGIMELADLIVVNKADGDNIHNAELASREYNNALHYIRNATKGWKTKALTCSSQNGVGIPEIWKTITEFQDKTKASGIFTERRLNQVAAWFEDLISEAVLTRFYQSNSTKSRLPRLREQVAKGEIPVALAVSILLEE, encoded by the coding sequence ATGAATAAACGCAAACCAGAATGGACTCCAGAAAATGCGGGCGTAGCTTTTGCCAGCTCGGTTATAAGCAAGAAGGAATCCGTAGCTGAGCCCCACAAAGGGCATCCCAGAAAAATCTGGGATTTGGATGCCCTGGAAAGCGGAGTTATAGCAGGCAACAGGACCATTTTGGCTAAGGCTATAACATTGGTGGAGAGCAACTCTCCCAAACATTTCGAGATTGCACAGGAGCTGTTAAAAAGACTCCTGCCACTTTCCGGTAATTCCATCCGTATCGGAATTACCGGAGTTCCTGGAGTGGGGAAAAGCAGCTTCATTGAGCGCTTTGGCTTGTATCTTGCCCAACAGAGAAAGAAGATTGCAGTCTTAGCGGTGGATCCTTCATCCACCCTTTCACACGGCAGTATCTTGGGGGATAAAACTCGCATGGAAGAACTTGCCCGCAATCAAATGAGCTTCATTCGCCCTTCACCTGCAGCCGGAGTGTTGGGAGGAGTAGCCAGAAAAACCAGAGAAAGCATTGTCCTATGTGAAGCGGCAGGTTTTGAAGTAATCTTAATTGAGACTGTGGGAGTAGGACAGAGCGAAACCACAGTACGCTCGATGGTAGATTTCTTCCTTTTGATGCAGATAGCCGGAGCTGGAGACGAATTGCAAGGCATAAAAAAAGGTATTATGGAATTGGCAGATCTGATTGTAGTGAATAAGGCAGATGGGGATAACATCCATAATGCAGAACTGGCTTCTCGTGAATATAACAATGCTTTACATTATATCCGCAATGCTACTAAAGGATGGAAAACAAAAGCTCTTACTTGTTCCTCCCAAAATGGTGTGGGCATTCCCGAGATATGGAAGACAATAACTGAATTTCAAGATAAAACAAAGGCATCAGGCATTTTTACAGAGCGACGGCTCAATCAAGTTGCCGCTTGGTTTGAAGATCTAATTTCGGAGGCAGTACTCACTCGCTTCTATCAATCTAATTCTACAAAATCTCGCCTACCTAGGTTGCGTGAACAGGTAGCGAAGGGTGAAATACCTGTAGCATTAGCCGTTTCTATCTTGCTGGAAGAATAG
- a CDS encoding ABC transporter substrate-binding protein: MKDRCNLSFVTLALLCLFTLVSCKSDKLREHNSSVFTNDANSTQDLFTIRYRPKWHTQAQFAGIYMALEKGFYAQHGLNVQIQELLQSHDALDSLVAGKTDIVHLDLLHALEHCRDSTKIVNIGQITQKNSLLLIGKRSRGINSIEDFKGKKIGLWRSASFLISKIFMNKLQIPMKVIDIDWSINLFTQNAVDVINAMHYNEYHQMLQAGIKEEDLFVVDVAEFGLSIPDEGLYVTPSFYKSHPKECEAFAKATMDGWLYAFSHINETLDVVLKRMQADNLKANRAHQQWMLEGMKEAIAPTKEQLGWLKRTDFNLALNALVEYNNFPRNIRYEEFFPYGVQK; the protein is encoded by the coding sequence ATGAAGGATAGATGTAACTTAAGTTTTGTTACGCTTGCTCTATTATGTCTATTTACTCTTGTGTCGTGCAAATCAGATAAGTTGCGCGAACATAATTCCAGTGTTTTTACCAATGATGCGAACTCAACGCAAGACCTATTTACTATCCGCTATCGTCCCAAATGGCATACTCAAGCTCAATTTGCAGGAATATACATGGCGCTGGAAAAGGGTTTTTATGCGCAACACGGTTTGAATGTACAAATTCAAGAACTATTACAATCTCATGACGCTCTAGACAGTTTGGTTGCGGGTAAAACCGACATCGTACACCTGGATCTTCTTCATGCTTTGGAGCACTGTCGAGATAGCACCAAGATCGTAAATATAGGACAAATTACGCAGAAGAATTCTTTACTCCTTATAGGCAAGAGATCTCGAGGGATAAACTCTATTGAAGATTTTAAGGGGAAAAAAATCGGCTTATGGCGCAGTGCTTCATTTCTAATTTCCAAGATCTTTATGAACAAACTACAAATCCCCATGAAAGTAATTGATATAGACTGGTCGATAAATCTCTTCACTCAAAATGCAGTTGATGTTATCAATGCCATGCACTATAATGAGTACCATCAGATGCTGCAAGCCGGTATCAAAGAAGAGGATTTATTTGTGGTAGATGTTGCCGAATTCGGCTTATCCATACCAGATGAAGGTTTATATGTGACCCCCAGTTTCTACAAGTCTCATCCCAAAGAGTGTGAGGCATTCGCAAAGGCAACAATGGATGGTTGGTTATATGCATTTAGCCACATAAATGAAACCTTGGATGTAGTACTAAAAAGAATGCAAGCAGATAATCTTAAGGCAAACAGGGCTCATCAACAATGGATGTTGGAAGGCATGAAAGAAGCAATTGCTCCCACAAAAGAGCAATTAGGTTGGCTAAAAAGGACAGATTTCAACCTGGCTTTAAATGCATTGGTAGAATACAACAATTTTCCACGAAACATAAGATATGAGGAGTTTTTCCCCTATGGCGTACAAAAATGA
- a CDS encoding SpoIIE family protein phosphatase has protein sequence MAYKNEDRTLAYHLISFVFVFMLIIFLASILITRSLYHKIMLDNQLDNMRHLAHERIYLIDGILFRIEGFARITRKVLSEHDITVEKKEIFLHDILLDNPQIHSICIAENLDKGIEPTIHFTLRHRYTTRSISGLDYRFQDWFQIPHITELPYWSEPWVDTEGKGELVISYSLPIFEAGKGTGMIRFDIELGYLQELISGSGYFKIGSSFLVSTTGALVAHRNSDLIMNQSLFSLAEEYNDKDLSDLGYAMVSGKQGHVRIRGNSPFRKAWIYYQPLLSNRWSVGVAIDENYLMRDVSLVLMIQTVAYILIFLSVAIMIYARVLNVSRPLKRLAQVADRIGTGDFNAQIPVSDKTAEIATLAQSFSAMQASLKDYIKNLRITTEEKNQIRGDVIYASEIQNKLIPVNSEHPFGINELRAYGILEPAGDIGGDLYDYFLIDDEHFCFVIADVLGKGIVAAMAMTMASTLLPSIAPFYKTSSDLLLQLNNFLCRNNIETNFVTALLGILDLKTGTLQYSNCGHVPLYIRRMDRSFIKYGETHSTALGVFENLEIGSDEIQLNMGDEIILFTDGITEAMNAHDEFLGLTGLETILGKLTLSNPEITAKKILEEVHIFAKGARSKDDITLLVIDYKHPEIG, from the coding sequence ATGGCGTACAAAAATGAAGATAGGACTCTGGCATATCATTTGATATCCTTTGTCTTTGTCTTTATGTTGATAATTTTTTTAGCATCAATTCTGATTACTCGCTCTTTATATCATAAGATCATGCTCGATAATCAATTAGATAATATGCGCCATCTTGCTCACGAACGGATCTATCTAATTGATGGCATATTATTTAGAATAGAAGGTTTTGCCAGAATTACACGAAAGGTTTTATCCGAGCATGATATCACTGTGGAAAAGAAAGAGATTTTTTTGCACGATATTCTTCTAGATAACCCCCAAATACATTCTATTTGTATTGCGGAGAATTTGGATAAAGGTATTGAACCAACTATTCATTTTACGCTTAGGCATCGATATACAACCAGAAGCATAAGTGGTTTAGATTACCGCTTTCAAGATTGGTTTCAGATCCCCCATATAACCGAATTGCCCTATTGGTCTGAACCTTGGGTAGATACCGAAGGTAAGGGAGAACTGGTTATTTCGTACTCATTACCCATTTTTGAAGCAGGTAAAGGCACAGGGATGATTCGGTTTGATATAGAACTAGGCTATCTACAAGAGCTTATTTCTGGCAGTGGGTATTTTAAGATTGGTTCCAGCTTTCTTGTTTCTACCACGGGGGCACTGGTGGCACACCGTAATTCGGATTTGATCATGAATCAAAGCTTATTTAGTTTAGCCGAAGAGTATAACGATAAAGATCTATCCGACTTGGGTTATGCAATGGTTTCCGGCAAACAAGGACACGTACGCATTAGAGGTAACTCTCCTTTTAGAAAGGCTTGGATATATTACCAGCCCTTATTAAGTAACCGTTGGTCAGTGGGTGTGGCAATTGATGAAAATTATTTGATGCGTGACGTAAGTCTAGTACTAATGATCCAAACAGTTGCCTACATCTTGATCTTTTTGAGTGTAGCAATAATGATCTATGCTAGGGTATTAAATGTATCGCGCCCCCTCAAGCGGCTTGCGCAAGTAGCTGATCGTATTGGGACCGGAGACTTTAATGCTCAAATTCCTGTTTCTGATAAAACTGCAGAAATTGCAACGCTGGCTCAATCCTTTTCGGCAATGCAGGCATCGCTAAAGGATTATATCAAGAACTTGCGGATCACTACTGAAGAAAAGAACCAGATTCGCGGAGATGTAATATATGCCAGCGAGATTCAAAACAAGCTGATTCCAGTAAACAGTGAACACCCATTCGGGATAAACGAATTAAGGGCTTATGGCATTCTGGAGCCAGCAGGAGATATTGGCGGTGACCTATATGACTATTTTTTAATTGATGATGAGCATTTCTGCTTTGTAATTGCAGATGTTTTAGGAAAGGGAATAGTGGCTGCAATGGCAATGACCATGGCTTCTACATTATTACCTTCTATAGCGCCCTTCTATAAAACAAGTAGTGATCTTTTGCTGCAACTTAATAACTTTTTGTGCAGAAACAATATTGAAACTAATTTTGTTACGGCACTTTTGGGAATCTTGGATTTGAAAACCGGTACGTTGCAATACTCAAATTGCGGGCATGTGCCCCTATACATACGCAGAATGGACCGAAGTTTCATTAAGTATGGCGAAACTCATTCTACTGCATTGGGAGTTTTTGAGAATCTGGAGATTGGTAGCGATGAGATCCAACTTAATATGGGTGATGAAATCATTTTGTTTACGGATGGAATCACCGAAGCAATGAATGCTCACGACGAATTCTTAGGTTTAACAGGCTTGGAGACAATTTTGGGGAAGCTTACTCTATCCAATCCTGAAATTACGGCAAAAAAGATACTGGAAGAAGTACATATTTTTGCTAAAGGGGCAAGAAGTAAGGATGATATTACACTTCTTGTGATAGACTATAAGCATCCTGAAATTGGCTAA